From Mesorhizobium sp. Pch-S:
TGGCCAATCCCGATCTCGGGCACATGGCCGCCAGCCTTGAAACAGGGCCGCTTGCCGACCATGTCGACCTGGATGTCATGCGCCAGATCAATCCGGAAATCATCTCGTTCCGGTCCTGGCTATCCGGGGACGGACTCAAGGCTTTCGAGGAGGCGCTCGGACGGGGAGCGGCCTGAAGTCGTTAATCGGCAGGCTCCATGTCAACGACGACCCGGCCACGGATCTTGCCCTCGACGATGTCGGTTGCGGCGGCAATGATGCCGTCAAAGCCGATGGTGTTGGAAAGCGCCTTGAGTTTTGCCAGATCGAGGTCACTGCCGATGCGCCGCCAGGCTTCGATCCGCACTTCCTTTGGCGCCATGACGGAATCGATGCCGAGCAGCGAGACGCCGCGCAGGATGAACGGAGCGACCGATGAGGGCAGGTCCATGCCGCCAGCCAGGCCGCACGCAGCGATGGCACCGCCATAGGCGGTCATCGAGAGGACGTTGGCCAGCGTGGTGGAGCCGACAGCGTCGATACCACCCGCCCAACGCTCCTTGGCGAGCGGTTTCGCCGGTCCGGTCAGCTCGTCGCGGGCGACGATCTCGGCTGCGCCGAGATCGCGCAGCCAGGCCTCTTCCGAAGCCCGTCCGGTCGAGGCGATGACGTGGTAGCCAAGTTTCGACAGGATCGAGACGGCGACGGAACCGACGCCGCCGGCGGCTCCCGTCACGATCACCGGCCCACGCTGCGGCACGATGCCGTGGCGCTCGAGCGCCATCACCGAAAGCATCGCTGTATAACCCGCGGTGCCGACAGCCATGGCGTCATGCGCCGTGATGCCTTCCGGTAGCGGCACCAGCCAGTCACCCTTGACGCGAGCGCGCTCGGCATAGGCGCCGTAATGGGTCTCGCCGACGCCCCAGCCGTTCAGGATGACGCGATCGCCCTTGCGCCAGTCGGCATGGCTGGATGAGAGCACCGTGCCGGCGAAATCGATGCCGGGCACCAGCGGCCAGCGGCGCACGACGGGCGCCTTGCCGGTGATCGCCAGCCCGTCCTTGTAGTTCACCGTCGTGGCCTCGACCGCAACGACGACATCGCCTTCCATCAGATCGGCTTCAGTCAGCTCGGTGACCGTGACCGACTGTTTCTTGTCTTCGTCGCGAGAGACAAGAATGGCTTTGAAGGTGTCCGGCACTGGCTGCTCCTCGATCCTGGATGAGAAGATCAGGCTAGTTCGAAAACAACCGTGGTCAATCGGCCCGGAGCGCTTCTGCTTTTCGCGGAAACGCTTAAATGCCCTAACTCTTTGTTTTCATGGAATTCCAGAAACAAGACCACTTCGTGCCCTTGCTGGAATTGCTCTAAGGCCGCGGTTGTCGCCGCCAGGTGATGAATTCGTCAAGAACCACGGCTGCAGCTCCTACCGAAATGAAGACATCGGCCAGGTTGAAGATCGCGAAAGACCAGACCGGGGTGTGGAACAGGATGTAGTCGATGACATGTCCGTAGACGGTGCGGTCGATGACATTGCCCAGCGCACCGCCGACAATCAGCGCGAAGCCGATGCGGGCGAGCACCTGGTTTGGTGGGGTTTTCAGAGCCAGATAGAGCACGAAGACGACCACTACCGCGGCAACGGCGATCAGGCCGGTGTCGCTCAGCGACGAAAACATCGAGAAGGCGATGCCGGTGTTGTAAGTGCGGAAAAGCGCCAGAAAGGGGACGAGGTCGATCTTCTCCTGAAAGGGCAGGCCGGTTTCGACCCATTGCTTGATCCATTGGTCGAGCGCGATGGCGACGATGGTCAGCAGGGCATAGGGCGTCAGCGATTTCAGGATCGGTCCTCCAGCGTCAGCGCGCCACGTCTAATCTCGAAAAGCATGACGCCGGTGGCGACTGCCAGGTTCAGTGAGTCCGCGCGTCCGGCTTGCGGGATGCGCAGCAGCCTGTCGCAGCTGGCGGCGAGATCGTCCGGCAAGCCCTGTTGCTCGTTGCCCATCAGGAGCAGCACCGGGCGGTTCGAAAAATCGACCGAGCGATAGTCGACAGCGCCCTTGAGATGCGTGCCGACCACAAGGCCGGGGAAGCCCTTGCGCCAAGACAGGAAGGCATCCTGCGTTGCCCTGGCGACCGGCACGGCGAAGACCGACCCCATGGTGGCCCGTACGGTCTCAAGCGAGAACGGATCGGTGGTGTCGCCGATCAGGATGACGCCCTTGGCGCCGACAGCGTCGACGGTACGCAGTACCGTGCCTAGGTTGCCGGGATCGCGTACGCGGTCAAGCGCCACCCAGACATCGCCATTTTTCGGGCGGACGTCCTTCAGCGTCATGTATTTCTGCGAGAAGACACCCACCACCATCTGCGGATTCTCGCGACGGGTGATGGCGGACAGCACTTTTTCTGAAACCTCGAGCACCATGCCGCCTGCAGCGACGGTGCGGGCGGCGACCTTTTCGACAGCCTGGTTGCCGCGCCCAGCCTTGGCGAAGACCAGCGTCTTGATCTGCCAGCCGAGGTCGAGCGCATCGATGATCAGTTTCAGGCCTTCGGCCATGAACGCATTCTGGCTATCGCGGAATTTCTTCAGCGCCAGCGCCTTGATGTCTTTCACCAGCGGGTTGGCCAGGCTGGTGACCTCTTTGACCTGCCCGACGGCACGGCGGTTCTCATAGTCCGTCATTTTGCCACCCAACGCGAGAAAAGGGAGGTGGAAAGCGCGCGTCCGGCGGACTGCTCACGGATGATCAGTTCGCCTGATTCCACACGTCCGCCCATGCCGGCGAAGGTATCGCGCATCAGGGCATGGGTTGCGAAGAAGGAAGAGCGGATCGAATAGGCAGTCAGGACCACGGCCAGTGGCTTCGGCGTCAGGATCGAGCGGCAGATGTCGGTGAGCGCAGGCAGGTGCTCGAACAATTGCCAGACCTCGCCTTTTGGTCCTCGGCCATAAGCCGGCGGATCGAACAGGATGATATCGTAGCGGCTGCCGCGGCGCTCTTCGCGCTCTGCGAACTTCATCGCATCCTCGACGATCCAGCGGATCGGCTTGTTGCCGAGGCCTGCCATCTCCTGGTTTTCGCGCGCCCAGCCGATGGCTTTCTTGGATGCATCGACATGGGTGACTTCGGCGCCGGCGCGCGCCGCCACCAGCGAGGCGAGCCCCGTATAGCCGAACAGGTTCAATACCTTGACTGGTCGCCTGGTGCTCTCGATCAGGCCGGCCATATGGTCCCAGTGCGAGGCCTGTTCGGGAAAGACGCCGACATGGCGGAAAGACGTGAAGCGGCCGAGATAGTCGATGCCGTCATGTTTCATCGGCCAGGTTTCGCCAAGCGGCTGGCGCGGGAACCGCCAGCGGCCCATGCCTTCCTCGTCAGTGTCGCCGGTGAAGATGGCGTCGACCCGATCCCAGTCCTTGGCCGGCAGTGCCGGCTGCCAGATCGCCTGGCCTTCCGGGCGCACGATGCGATAGGGGCCGTATTGCTCCAGTTTCTGGCCGTTGCCGCTGTCCAGCAGCGCATAATCGGCATTGGGCGCGACTTCGAGGATCAGCGGCAATTTTTCAGCCGGAAGAACGCCTTCGCGGCGGGTCAGCACACGCTGCCCGGTTTCGGCCTTGGTTTCGGGATGGGTTTCGTTTTTTTGTTCGACCGGCCGTGGTGCCCGGTTTTCCTGGCGCTCGGCTTTCGGCTCGGGGCGAAGTGCCTGCTTCTGCCCCTGCTGTCGCTCGGGCTTGCGTTCCGGACGCTTGTCGCGGCGGTCGTCCTGCGCGCGCGGCGGCTGGGTGCCGCTGTCTCGGCGGCCTGATTTGTCCCGGCGTTTGTCGCGCGTGAATTTCAAGAAGGAGGCTCCGCGTTTCGCGCTGCTTTTGGCATAGGGGCCGAAACCGTGCAACATGAAGGGCCGGTCGCGCGACGGAGGCAGGAATACTTCAAGCGGAAAGCTGACAATTCGAAGGCACGAGAACGGCCTGCGCTGTATAAGGTCACAATGTCGCGCTCCGAACGCCTGCTCGATCTCGTCCAGACCTTGCGTCGCTACCGGCTGCCGGTGAGCGGGCAGACCCTGGCCGAAGAACTCGGCATATGATCCGCACGCTTTATCGCGACATCGCCACGCTGCAGGGCCAGGGTGCGCCGATCGAGGGCGAGGCGGGGCTGGGTTATGTGCTGAAGCCTGGTTTCATGCTGCCGCCGTTGATGTTCACCGACGAGGAGATCGAGGCGATCGTGCTCGGTTCACGCTGGGTGGCCAAGCAGCCGGATAACCGGCTGGCCAGGGCGGCGGCCGATGCGCTTGCCAAGATCGCTGCCGTGCTGCCTGAAGATCTGCGCGAGGATCTCGATGCGTCGGCGCTCCTGGTCGGTCCACGCATGGGGGCAAGCGAAGGCATCGACCTTGCGGCCGTGCGCCAGGCGATCCGCGACGAACGGAAACTCGCCATTACCTACAGCGATGCCGGTGGTGCCGGCAGTGAGCGCATCGTGTGGCCTTTTGCACTCGGCTTTTTCGACAAGGTGCGGGTGATGGTGGCCTGGTGCGAGATGCGGCAGGATTTCCGGCATTTCCGCACCGACAGGATCGCGACGCTCGACGCGACCGGCCAGCGTTATCCCAAGCGGCGGCAGTCCCTGCTCAAGCAGTGGCGGGCGACATTGCCGGACGCGTCGCAACGCTGACTTACTGCTGCCAGAATCTGACAGTGGCTTCGACTACAGTCTCTCCACTCACAACACCGGAGAGCCATCATGCAAAGCCCCAACTTCGTCATTCTGTTTGTCGACCAGCCGCAGGTCAGCGGTGTGTTCTATCAGGCGCTTTTCAACCGCACGCCTGTCGAATCGTCACCAACCTTCGTGCTGTTCGTGCTCGACAACGGCTTCAAGCTCGGCCTGTGGTCGCGCCATACGGCGCTGCCTGCTCCTGCCGCTGCCGGCGGAGGCTCCGAGATCGTTTTCCAGCTGGACGCCCCTGAAGCCGTTGATGCGACGCACGCCGATTGGGCTGGCCGCGGTCTTTCCATCCTGCAGACGCCGACGGACCTGGATTTCGGTCGCACCTTCGTGGCTCTCGATCCCGACCAGCACAGGCTGCGTGTCTACTGGCTGAATGACGCAGAAAACGCTCAGCCATGACGCGGTACTGGCTCACTGTGGCCTCGGCCGCGCATGTCAGGCGCGGTCGGGCCGAAGGTTTCATGCAGGTGAACCACGGCAAGGCTGCCCCTCTGCGCCGCATCAAACCGGGCGATGGCGTCGTCTACTATTCACCGAGCACCGTGCTCGGTGAAAAGGACGGCCTGCGTTCCTTCACCGCCATTGGCCAGGTCCGGATTGGCGAACCTTACCAGGGCGACATGGGCGAAGGCTTTCGGCCGTTCCGGCGAGACGTGGCCTGGCAACCATCGCATGAGACGCCGATCACGCCGCTGCTCGACCGGCTGGAGCTGACCGCCGGAAAGTCCAATTGGGGCTATCAGCTGCGGTTCGGGCTGGTCGAACTGACCGAACTCGATTTTCAACGGATCGCCGAGGCGATGGGCGTTTCCGCGAGCAATGATCAAGGCACCAAGTGAGCCTGCCTGGCGAGTGGATCACTCGACCAGGATACGGGCCTCGCGAGCGGCTTCGACGAAGGCTTCCCTTGCCGTGTCGCCCGTGGCGTTGCCATTGATGACGGCCTGCGAGGCGCGCTTGGCATCGAGATGTTTGCGCGTGCCTGCATCCGGCCAGTGGTTGGTCAGCAGGTCGATCGCCTGCCTTGCGTTTGAAATATGGCGAATGTCGCCCAGTATGCCGGTGGCTACCGGCACGACTTTCGAAAACCAGCCTTCGTTCATGGCTTCGGTCCTTGGCTATTGCTGCGGGCAACAAACGCGCAGCTCGACAACCGGTTTCCCGAAAACGAAGGTGATAACCGAAGCGTGAACGTCGGTCAGGATTTCAAGGCTTTGTAGACGGCGATGCCCGCTGCAAGATCCTCGAGTGCCGCGCCAACCGACTTGAACAGCGTGACTTCTTCTGCGCTTTCGCGCCCTCGCTTCTGGCCCCGCGCCAATTCGTGCAGGTCGGCGATGATGGCTTCGTGGCTAAGCGCGCCGGAGGCGAGTGGCTGGACGATGTCGCCGGCCTCCTTGGTGGCACCAGCACGGGTGTCGACATAGACGCGGGCACGGGTAATGGCCGCATCGTCGGCCTCGCGCATGGTCGGCGTGAAGCCACCGACGAGGTCTATATGGGCACCCGGCTTGACGCGAGCGCCCCTGACCAACGGTTCGTTGGAAATGGTCGCGGAGGAAACGATGTCTGCCTCGGCAAGCTCAGCCTCGAGGTCGGTCGCGGCTTCCGCCGGCAAGCCCTCCGCGCGGAGATCGGCCGCAACTTTTTCGGCGTTGGCCAGCGTGCGGTTCCAGATGCGGATCGACGTGATCGGCCTGACCGCCGAATGTGCCTTGGCCAGGAATGGCGACAGTGCGCCGGCACCGATTACCAGCAGTCGGGATGCATCCTCGCGCGCGAGATAGGAGGCGGCGAGCGCCGAAGCGCAGGCGGTGCGCCATTGCGTCAGCCGCTGGCCGTCGATCAACGCCTGTGGTTCGCCGGTCTTGCCGTCAAGAAGCAGATAGAGTCCCATCACCGCGGGTTTGGCAATTGCATTGTTGTCGGGTGAAACCGTGACGATCTTGACGCCGATGTGGCCATCCCTGGAAGTGCCCGCGGCATTGAGGTCGGTCCAGGCCGGCATCAGCAGCAAAGTGGAAGCAGCACCGTCAGGCCGTTCGACCGTATGGTGATGGCGTACCGGCTGCACAGCGCCGTCGTGGAAGGCGGTGCGGAGCGTCTCGACCAGGCCGGAGAACGTCAGCGCGCGATCGACCTCGGCGGCCGAAATGGTCAGCATGGAAGTGTCTCCCGTTCGATCTTATTGATTCTGTCGCACGATCTTTTCCGAAAAGTCTGCAACTTTTCGGATCATGCTCCGTGAAGCGCCGATCAGCTGGTCGGCTTGGGCAGAGCCGGCCCCTGGCCAGCGGAAGGCGCGCGCGCGATCGCCTGGCGCAGGTTCTCTGCTTCGACCCCGCGCTGGCGTGCGAGCTTGCGATAGCGACCCTGGCGCATCCACGTGGCAAAGGAGCCGACGAGGATGCCCACGGCCAATGCCAGGAACAGCATGACGAACAGCGGCAGAGTGAGCGTCAGCGCCGGGTTGCCCGGGTTGAACGGGTCAAGTGTGAAGGCAACCAGTTCGCGGTTCGCCACAGCCAGCGCAATCAGCACGATGGCCAGGGGAACGAAGATGACGATGACAGCGAAGCGGTTGAACATGGCGTCTCCCGTCGGAAGGCTGGTTGCGGCCATCCGAGGCTGGAATGGCGGCTGAGGCGATTTCAGATCACCTTACTTGTCGCCGTTCAGCCTTTCGCGCAGCTCCTTGCCGGTCTTGAAGAACGGCACCCATTTTTCTTCGACCTCGACCGACTCTCCGGTGCGCGGGTTGCGGCCGGTGCGGGCAGGGCGATTCTTGACCGAGAAAGCGCCGAAGCCGCGAAGCTCGACGCGATTGCCCTCTGCGAGCGCGTCGGTGATTTCGTCGAAGACCGCGCCGACGATGTTTTCGACATCGCGCAGGAACAGATGCGGATTGCGGGTGGCGATGATTTGGACGAGTTCGGACTTGATCATGCGGACGGTCCCCGTAAAGGCGCGGCGGCCAATTTTATGCGGATGATTTTATTCGCTTTTTGACTTATGCCCCACGCCAGATCAAGGGTGCCAGACCGAGACGAGACCGTCAAGGAACAAGCGGTCGGCGCCGATCTGGCGCAACACCTCTTCGCTCTCCACCGGCAGGCCGAGCGCGCGGCCGATCTGACGGACCATCGCGTTGGGAAGAAAGAGGCTGCCGCGCTCCGTGCTCTTCCACTCGACGACCTTCAGTTTTTCGTCGACACCCTTGGTGCCGAGCCACTTCACGGCCTCCTGTTCGCCGCCCAGCGCGTCGATCAGCTTGTTGGCGACAGCCTGGCGGCCGGTGAAGATCGAGCCGTCGGCAAGCGCCAGTGCCTGTGGCCTCGGCAGCTTGCGCCGTTCGGCGACGATGTCAACGAACCAGTCATAGCTGTCCATGATCAGCTTGCGCACCATGGCACGCGCTTCCTCGGTGGTCGGCGCGAACGGCGAAGGCGATGCCTTGAGCGGCGAGGATTTCACCTCCTCGAGCTTGACGCCGATCTTGTCCATCAAGCCGGTCACGTCGGGATACTGGATCAGCACGCCGATCGAGCCGACGATCGAGGTCTGGTGTGCGACGATGTAGTCCGAAGCACTGGCGATCATGTAGCCGGCGGATGCCGCCAGCGTGCCGACTTCGGTCACGACCGGCTTTTCGGCGGCAAGCTTGCGTACGGCATCGTAGATGGTCTCGCCGCCCACGGTGGTGCCGCCTGGCGAATTGACCAACAGAATCACGCCCTTGACATGCGACGCCTTGCGCACCGCCTCGATGCGGCGGATCAGTTCGTCGTCCTGGGTGATGGTGCCTTCGATCTTGATCTTGGCGATGTGATCGACGCCGGTGCTCTCGCCGCCGCGGTAATACCAGGCGGACAGGGTGGCCAGTCCGATCAGCAGCACGGCGATGGCAGCGACGCGCCAGAAGGTCAGCTTGCGCCGCAGGCGGCGTCGGTCGATCAGGTCGTCGGCTCTCAGGGTCATGTCAGCCTCAGTTTCGGGGGCACGCAAGCAGACGCTTTTAATGCAACCGCCAATTCAGGGCTACCGCTTTCGGGCCAGTGGGGCGTGCGGCATCGTTGCCGCAAGCATTCCGGACCTCCGGATCAACTCTTCATTAGCGATCTGGCAATACTGGGCAGCGTGATAGTCGAAATGTAGGCATGGCGGTGAAAAAGGCGTCATGCTAGTCTTGACGGATCCCCTGGCGATTTTTCTCCGCTGCAGGGGTAAGTCATATTTTTGCGATTTTTCTTCGCATGCGCTTGCTTGGGCGCAAACCGGCACCAAATAAGGCGCGGGTTCGGCGGGCAAAAGGACCAGAAGGTTTACATGTTGGCACGAACGACCGACCCGGAAGGTAAGGACGAGGTTATTGTCGCGCCGAAACGCGGCGAGCTTCCGTCCGAACGTGCGGTTGCCTTCGACAGCGCACAGCGCCATTCGCGCCGCGTTCGTATCCTCAAACTGGCCTTGCCGGTCATCGCTGGCATCATCGCGATCGCCTTTCCGGTCTATTCCTATCTGAAAACCCCGCCTGCAGCCCCCGTCCAGGCTGATGGCAGCGCGTTCTCCAATGGCAAGCTGGTGATGGCCAACCCCAAGCTCGAGGGTTTCACCAAACAGAATCTGCCTTATTCGATGAAGGCGCTGCGGGCGATTCAGGACGTCGCCAAGGAAAGCATCATCGGCCTCGAGGGCATCGATGCCAAGCTGCCGCTCGACAAGGATACGTCGGCGGTGGTCGGCGCAGCCAAGGGGGTCTACAACCGCGATGCCAACACGCTGGAGTTGGCCAACGACATCACCATGACCACCACCAGTGGAATGGTGGTGAAGATGAAATCGGCCTTCCTTGATATGGCGAAAGGCAATATGAAGACGAACGACCCGGTCGACATCGTCACGCGCGGCTCGCATATCCAATCCGACTCCATGTCGGTGGAAGACAGCGGCAAGGTGCTGGTTTTCGAGAAGCGGGTTCGAGTCAACCTGGAGCCTGGCGTTCTGAAGACGACCAGCGACAAGAGCGGAGAGCCGAATGCGGCCCAATAACATGAAGTGGCTTGCTGCTGCGGCATTTCTGGCAGCTGCATCCGTGCCAGCCTTCGCGCAGTCGGCCCAGACCAACATGTCCGGCCTGAAACTTTCCGGCGACAAGCCGATCCAGATCGAAAGTGACAAGCTTGAGGTCAGGCAGGAACAGAACCTCGCCATCTTCACGGGCAATGTCAGCGTGGTGCAGGGTCCGACCCTGCTGAAGGCCGGCGTCCTGAAAGTGTACTATTTGAAGGATGCCGCCGCCGGCAAGGACGGCTCGAAGAGTGCGGCCATGGCTGGTCCCGCGCTTGGCGGCTCGACCAATATCGACCATCTCGAAGTCGACGGGACCGTTTATCTCAAGTCCGATGATCAGATCGCCACCGGCGAGCGCGGCACTTTTGACATGAAAAGCCAGGTTCTGGTGCTGACCGGTTCCAAGGTGGTGCTGAGCCAGGGCGACAATGTGCTCACCGGCTGCAAGCTGACCGTGCAGATGAAATCCGGCCTTGCCAATGTCGACGGCTGCAGCAAAGGCGGTTCCGGCCGCGTCATGATGCAGATCAATCCGGATTCGACCAAGAAACCCTGACCGAAAGCGCGATGCAGTTGCTGAAACAAACCGACGCCAAGCCGGCCGCGCCTGCCATTGTCGGTGGCGAAAAGGTCAAGCTCAAGGGCACGCTGATGGCCCGTGGCCTGTCCAAGAGCTACAAGGGCCGGCGTGTGGTGAATGGCGTTTCGCTCGGTGTACGCGCCGGCGAAGCCGTCGGACTGCTCGGGCCCAATGGTGCCGGCAAGACCACCTGCTTCTACATGGTGACAGGGCTGGTTCCGGTCGACGAGGGCAAGATCGAGATCGACGGTTTCGATGTCACCTCCATGCCGATGTACCGCCGTGCACGGCTAGGTATCGGCTATCTGCCGCAGGAAGCCTCGATTTTCCGGGGTCTCAATGTCGAACAGAATATCCGCGCCGTTCTCGAAGTCGTGGAAAAGAGCCGCAAGACACGAGAGCGCGAGCTTGACGCATTGCTGGAGGAATTCCACATCACCCATCTGCGCAAGGCGCCTTCCATGGCCTTGTCGGGTGGTGAGCGGCGGCGTCTCGAAATCGCGCGCGCTTTGGCTACCCGTCCTGCCTACATGCTGCTTGACGAGCCTTTCGCAGGCATCGATCCGATCGCCGTGGCCGATATCCAGCAGCTTGTCCGTCATCTGACGGCTCGTGGCATCGGTGTCCTGATCACCGATCA
This genomic window contains:
- a CDS encoding MDR family oxidoreductase, which encodes MPDTFKAILVSRDEDKKQSVTVTELTEADLMEGDVVVAVEATTVNYKDGLAITGKAPVVRRWPLVPGIDFAGTVLSSSHADWRKGDRVILNGWGVGETHYGAYAERARVKGDWLVPLPEGITAHDAMAVGTAGYTAMLSVMALERHGIVPQRGPVIVTGAAGGVGSVAVSILSKLGYHVIASTGRASEEAWLRDLGAAEIVARDELTGPAKPLAKERWAGGIDAVGSTTLANVLSMTAYGGAIAACGLAGGMDLPSSVAPFILRGVSLLGIDSVMAPKEVRIEAWRRIGSDLDLAKLKALSNTIGFDGIIAAATDIVEGKIRGRVVVDMEPAD
- the lspA gene encoding signal peptidase II, translating into MKSLTPYALLTIVAIALDQWIKQWVETGLPFQEKIDLVPFLALFRTYNTGIAFSMFSSLSDTGLIAVAAVVVVFVLYLALKTPPNQVLARIGFALIVGGALGNVIDRTVYGHVIDYILFHTPVWSFAIFNLADVFISVGAAAVVLDEFITWRRQPRP
- a CDS encoding RNA methyltransferase, which produces MTDYENRRAVGQVKEVTSLANPLVKDIKALALKKFRDSQNAFMAEGLKLIIDALDLGWQIKTLVFAKAGRGNQAVEKVAARTVAAGGMVLEVSEKVLSAITRRENPQMVVGVFSQKYMTLKDVRPKNGDVWVALDRVRDPGNLGTVLRTVDAVGAKGVILIGDTTDPFSLETVRATMGSVFAVPVARATQDAFLSWRKGFPGLVVGTHLKGAVDYRSVDFSNRPVLLLMGNEQQGLPDDLAASCDRLLRIPQAGRADSLNLAVATGVMLFEIRRGALTLEDRS
- a CDS encoding class I SAM-dependent rRNA methyltransferase gives rise to the protein MLTRREGVLPAEKLPLILEVAPNADYALLDSGNGQKLEQYGPYRIVRPEGQAIWQPALPAKDWDRVDAIFTGDTDEEGMGRWRFPRQPLGETWPMKHDGIDYLGRFTSFRHVGVFPEQASHWDHMAGLIESTRRPVKVLNLFGYTGLASLVAARAGAEVTHVDASKKAIGWARENQEMAGLGNKPIRWIVEDAMKFAEREERRGSRYDIILFDPPAYGRGPKGEVWQLFEHLPALTDICRSILTPKPLAVVLTAYSIRSSFFATHALMRDTFAGMGGRVESGELIIREQSAGRALSTSLFSRWVAK
- a CDS encoding VOC family protein is translated as MQSPNFVILFVDQPQVSGVFYQALFNRTPVESSPTFVLFVLDNGFKLGLWSRHTALPAPAAAGGGSEIVFQLDAPEAVDATHADWAGRGLSILQTPTDLDFGRTFVALDPDQHRLRVYWLNDAENAQP
- a CDS encoding EVE domain-containing protein: MTRYWLTVASAAHVRRGRAEGFMQVNHGKAAPLRRIKPGDGVVYYSPSTVLGEKDGLRSFTAIGQVRIGEPYQGDMGEGFRPFRRDVAWQPSHETPITPLLDRLELTAGKSNWGYQLRFGLVELTELDFQRIAEAMGVSASNDQGTK
- a CDS encoding DUF982 domain-containing protein → MNEGWFSKVVPVATGILGDIRHISNARQAIDLLTNHWPDAGTRKHLDAKRASQAVINGNATGDTAREAFVEAAREARILVE
- a CDS encoding ornithine cyclodeaminase family protein is translated as MLTISAAEVDRALTFSGLVETLRTAFHDGAVQPVRHHHTVERPDGAASTLLLMPAWTDLNAAGTSRDGHIGVKIVTVSPDNNAIAKPAVMGLYLLLDGKTGEPQALIDGQRLTQWRTACASALAASYLAREDASRLLVIGAGALSPFLAKAHSAVRPITSIRIWNRTLANAEKVAADLRAEGLPAEAATDLEAELAEADIVSSATISNEPLVRGARVKPGAHIDLVGGFTPTMREADDAAITRARVYVDTRAGATKEAGDIVQPLASGALSHEAIIADLHELARGQKRGRESAEEVTLFKSVGAALEDLAAGIAVYKALKS
- a CDS encoding DUF1049 domain-containing protein, with the protein product MFNRFAVIVIFVPLAIVLIALAVANRELVAFTLDPFNPGNPALTLTLPLFVMLFLALAVGILVGSFATWMRQGRYRKLARQRGVEAENLRQAIARAPSAGQGPALPKPTS
- a CDS encoding integration host factor subunit beta, giving the protein MIKSELVQIIATRNPHLFLRDVENIVGAVFDEITDALAEGNRVELRGFGAFSVKNRPARTGRNPRTGESVEVEEKWVPFFKTGKELRERLNGDK
- the sppA gene encoding signal peptide peptidase SppA: MTLRADDLIDRRRLRRKLTFWRVAAIAVLLIGLATLSAWYYRGGESTGVDHIAKIKIEGTITQDDELIRRIEAVRKASHVKGVILLVNSPGGTTVGGETIYDAVRKLAAEKPVVTEVGTLAASAGYMIASASDYIVAHQTSIVGSIGVLIQYPDVTGLMDKIGVKLEEVKSSPLKASPSPFAPTTEEARAMVRKLIMDSYDWFVDIVAERRKLPRPQALALADGSIFTGRQAVANKLIDALGGEQEAVKWLGTKGVDEKLKVVEWKSTERGSLFLPNAMVRQIGRALGLPVESEEVLRQIGADRLFLDGLVSVWHP
- the lptC gene encoding LPS export ABC transporter periplasmic protein LptC, whose translation is MLARTTDPEGKDEVIVAPKRGELPSERAVAFDSAQRHSRRVRILKLALPVIAGIIAIAFPVYSYLKTPPAAPVQADGSAFSNGKLVMANPKLEGFTKQNLPYSMKALRAIQDVAKESIIGLEGIDAKLPLDKDTSAVVGAAKGVYNRDANTLELANDITMTTTSGMVVKMKSAFLDMAKGNMKTNDPVDIVTRGSHIQSDSMSVEDSGKVLVFEKRVRVNLEPGVLKTTSDKSGEPNAAQ
- a CDS encoding LptA/OstA family protein, whose protein sequence is MRPNNMKWLAAAAFLAAASVPAFAQSAQTNMSGLKLSGDKPIQIESDKLEVRQEQNLAIFTGNVSVVQGPTLLKAGVLKVYYLKDAAAGKDGSKSAAMAGPALGGSTNIDHLEVDGTVYLKSDDQIATGERGTFDMKSQVLVLTGSKVVLSQGDNVLTGCKLTVQMKSGLANVDGCSKGGSGRVMMQINPDSTKKP
- the lptB gene encoding LPS export ABC transporter ATP-binding protein, whose protein sequence is MARGLSKSYKGRRVVNGVSLGVRAGEAVGLLGPNGAGKTTCFYMVTGLVPVDEGKIEIDGFDVTSMPMYRRARLGIGYLPQEASIFRGLNVEQNIRAVLEVVEKSRKTRERELDALLEEFHITHLRKAPSMALSGGERRRLEIARALATRPAYMLLDEPFAGIDPIAVADIQQLVRHLTARGIGVLITDHNVRETLGLIDRAYIIHAGEVLTHGRAEEIVANPDVRRLYLGEAFTL